A region from the Hippoglossus hippoglossus isolate fHipHip1 chromosome 16, fHipHip1.pri, whole genome shotgun sequence genome encodes:
- the bag6 gene encoding large proline-rich protein BAG6 isoform X3: MEEQTAEIEVTVKTLDSQSRTYTVGGQLTVKEFKDHIAPSVGIPVDKQRLIYQGRVLQDERTLADYNVGGKVIHLVERAPPPPSQPGSGSGGTSADSGPSSSSQGTSQVPPHDRNANSYVMLGTFNLPVNIMDPQQIQMSVQQMVGESARNARVTTSTGSNGSVNVHIDMDQPVQSEPRLRLVLAENLLRDVNDVIQRMETRPSDASSQTETTSAAAAAAAPPTTTAAAAAPPLSSSSTSSTPSPSQPMDTSPPPTTPPAAPTAPGQSEGPTPQPGPNHPSPSELAEMLSELRRVEERLQPFLQRAHTILETATTTEYNNNTEREEDQRTLVLTMECLRLLGNALVALSDLRLNLMSPVPRHLHVVRPFSHYSTPANMPGAVHHHIPVQMNMGATVTVAANGTEGPATTTQSASQSEQAGQGQTFPPQTAPSNQQAGQGQAGPRVIRISHQAVPVVMMQMNTDGQGANPAAAGQQMPGQPGALPPDFMRNLMQQISQYAAAVATSAATAAATGQPVPPQPTPPGYSSTANSSTTTTGPNTPTTTPTAPPPPPHTGPQARVVFTRPPFAPNMPPPAFGTRGTTINVRAAMPGQQPGQAFNPAALNQMISGLVGQLLLPGQMAGQTVTSSSSSSTSTPSSTSFPPSQTSTSSSSSSSSSSSFSFSTSGPTPPPTANNTSPQSQNETNPNEPQSQEIPPDLSQLLGSLLGAAGAAGVGPGGAPSITVTTSGVPAFIQGVSEFMQQAQPIFTPPPPPSGTAPAPGSGPNPMPNPTGAAEALNPELFTGIVRGVLSTMMGSLGQTQNDTESIAQFMQRLSQATNIFISPEDPTGFFGELLMLVCQTFTMSDLVMLLHGQHQPLGRIQPQLSQFFTQNYLSGREPTDQNIAEAAESLVNELEEYITESFRESSVTVLDGVDVTQTNMSFFRQQLTRIATHILRCSDELFGPRLLLMCNQALFECLALNLHCLRGDQRALTAVINHRIRRMSSDISPSLVNWMTSMMTMRLQVILEHIPITQEQIQNYIVHTQRDQSSATGTQEPERAQSATILDTLSPAAATTAEEAMSVSHDTRASSRETRVLPGDLGAAGGAAPLGGDMAAAGAEGGSEDSAGESEAWAAAVPPEWVPIIRCDMMTQRKMKAQPPLSDAYLHGMPAKRRKTGQGGASLLSLSDAVSQAARTAGVRPITSAERLQDDLETQETKEAYAEQVKADIKKRVREDPDFNSQQFPNSHRAFSSDS; encoded by the exons ATGGAGGAACAAACTGCAGAGATAGAGGTGACAGTCAAAACCTTAGACTCCCAGAGCAGGACCTACACTGTTGGCGGTCAG TTGACAGTGAAAGAGTTCAAGGACCATATTGCTCCCTCAGTGGGAATCCCTGTGGACAAACAGAGACTGATCTACCAGGGCAGAGTGCTACAGGATGAACGAACTCTGGCAGACTACA ATGTGGGTGGCAAGGTGATACACCTTGTGGAGCGGGCGCCTCCTCCGCCCTCTCAGCCTGGCTCAGGGTCAGGAGGCACTTCGGCTGACAGTGgcccctcctcgtcctcccaAGGAACATCCCAAGTGCCCCCACATGATCGCAATGCTAACAGTTACGTGATGCTGGGCACCTTCAACCTTCCTGTCAACATAATGGACCCTCAGCAGATACAG ATGTCAGTCCAGCAGATGGTGGGGGAGAGTGCCAGAAATGCCAGAGTCACAACCAGTACTGGG agCAACGGGTCTGTGAATGTGCACATTGATATGGACCAACCGGTGCAGAGCGAGCCGAGGCTGAGGCTGGTGCTGGCTGAAAACCTACTGAGGGACGTCAATGATGTCATCCAGCGAATGGAG acTCGGCCGAGTGACGCATCCTCCCAAACTGAgacaacatctgctgctg ctgctgctgctgctcctcctactactactgctgctgctgctgcccctcctctctcatcttcttCTACCTCCTCCACTCCGTCTCCTTCCCAGCCCATGGACACCTCCCCACCTCCAACAACTCCCCCAGCTGCACCCACCGCTCCTGGGCAGTCTGAGGGACCAACCCCCCAACCTGGACCCAA TCATCCCAGCCCATCAGAGCTGGCAGAGATGTTGTCTGAGCTAAGGAGGGTAGAGGAGAGACTCCAGCCCTTCCTCCAGAGAGCTCACACCATCCTGGAGACAGCCACCACCACAGAATACAACAACAATACA gagagagaggaggaccaGCGAACTCTCGTCTTGACAATGGAGTGTCTCCGTCTCCTTGGTAACGCCCTTGTGGCCCTCAGTGACCTGCGACTGAACCTCATGAGCCCTGTGCCACGCCACCTACACGTGGTCCGTCCTTTCTCCCACTATTCCACCCCGGCCAATATGCCTGGAGCCGTACACCACCACATCCCAGTGCAA ATGAACATGGGCGCCACAGTGACTGTTGCGGCTAATGGCACTGAGGGACCAGCCACGACCACCCAGTCGGCCAGCCAGTCGGAGCAGGCAGGTCAGGGACAGACCTTTCCCCCACAGACTGCCCCGTCCAATCAGCAGGCGGGACAGGGACAGGCTGGCCCCCGGGTCATCAGGATCAGCCACCAGGCAGTCCCGGTGGTCATGATGCAGATGAACACGGATG gtcAAGGTGCAaaccctgcagcagctggtCAGCAAATGCCCGGACAACCAG GTGCCCTCCCCCCGGACTTTATGCGGAACCTCATGCAACAGATCAGCCAATACGCCGCTGCTGTAGCTACTAGCGCTGCTACCGCCGCTGCCACCGGCCAGCCAGTCCCACCACAGCCCACCCCTCCCGGCTACAGCTCCACCGCCAACTCTTCGACTACCACCACGGGTCCTAAcacacccaccaccacccctactGCTCCCCCACCACCTCCCCACACTGGACCCCAGGCCAGGGTTGTGTTCACCCGACCCCCTTTTGCACCCAACATGCCCCCTCCGGCGTTTGGCACTAGGGGAACCACCATCAATGTGAGGGCTGCCATGCCAGGCCAGCAGCCAGGACAG GCTTTCAACCCTGCTGCTCTCAACCAGATGATTAGTGGACTAGTCGGACAGCTTCTGCTGCCGGGACAAATGG CTGGTCAAACTGtcacatcctcatcctcctcatccacatccacaccttcctccacctcctttccCCCCTCTCAAACCAgcacctcttcctcctcctcctcctcttcctcctcctccttttctttctccacctctGGACCAACACCCCCACCCACTGCAAACAACACTAGTCCACAGAGCCAGAATGAGACCAACCCCAATGAGCCCCAGTCCCAGGAGATACCCCCAGACCTCAGCCAGCTCCTGGGTTCCCTCCTGGGTGCAGCTGGTGCAGCTGGTGTCGGCCCTGGAGGAGCCCCTTCCATCACTGTCACCACATCTGGTGTTCCAGCCTTCATCCAGGGAGTCAGCGAGTTCATGCAGCAG GCCCAGCCCATCTTTactccacccccacctccctctgGTACTGCTCCAGCTCCTGGTTCAGGGCCCAACCCGATGCCTAATCCCACTGGAGCGGCTGAAGCCCTCAACCCAGAGTTATTCACAGGCATCGTCCGCGGTGTTCTCAGCACCATGATGGGCTCCCTGGGCCAAACCCAGAACGACACAGAGAGCATCGCTCAGTTTATGCAGAGGCTGTCGCAGGCAACCAACATCTTCATCAGTCCCGAGGATCCTACTG GGTTTTTCGGCGAGCTGTTGATGTTGGTGTGCCAGACGTTCACCATGTCAGACCTGGTGATGCTGCTTCACGGCCAGCACCAACCTCTTGGCCGCATCCAGCCTCAGCTGTCCCAGTTCTTCACCCAGAACTACCTCAGTGGCAGAGAGCCCACCGACCAGAATATTGCT GAGGCTGCCGAGAGTCTTGTTAACGAACTGGAGGAGTACATCACTGAGAGCTTT AGAGAGTCTTCGGTCACCGTGCTGGACGGCGTCGATGTGACTCAGACCAACATGTCCTtcttcagacagcagctgacTCGTATCGCCACACATATTCTGCGCTGCAGTG ATGAGCTGTTTGGCCcccggctgctgctgatgtgtaACCAGGCGCTCTTCGAGTGTCTGGCCCTCAACCTGCACTGCCTGAGAGGAGACCAGAGAGCTCTGACTGCAGTCATCAACCACAGAATA CGAAGGATGTCGAGTGACATCAGCCCCAGCCTGGTCAACTGGATGACCAGCATGATGACGATGAGGCTGCAGGTGATTCTGGAGCACATCCCGATCACACAGGAGCAGATCCAAAACTACATCGTTCACACACAG CGAGATCAGTCTTCTGCAACTGGCACACAAGAGCCCGAACGAGCACAAAGTGCAACG ATCTTGGACACCCTCTCACCAGCTGCAGCAACCACAGCAGAGGAGGCCATGTCTGTGTCACACGACACAAGGGCATCGTCACGGGAGACAAGGGTGTTGCCTGGAGACCTAGGGGCCGCAGGAGGGGCCGCACCATTAGGTGGCGACATGGCAGCAGCGGGAGctgagggagggagcgaggatTCTGCTGGAGAGTCAGAGGCCTGGGCGGCGGCTGTTCCCCCT GAGTGGGTGCCCATCATCAGGTGTGATATGATGAcccagaggaagatgaaggccCAGCCTCCGCTGTCTGACGCCTATTTGCATGGAATGCCAGCGAAACGCAGAAAG accGGACAGGGTGGTGCgagcctcctctccctctctgatgcAGTGAGTCAAGCAGCCAGGACGGCCGGAGTCAGGCCCATCACCTCCGCTGAGCGACTACAGGACGATCTGGAGACACAGGAGACAAAGGAAGCGTACGCAGAACAG gtCAAAGCCGACATCAAGAAACGAGTGAGAGAAGATCCGGATTTCAACTCTCAGCAGTTCCCCAACTCGCATAGAGCCTTCTCATCAGACTCGTAA
- the bag6 gene encoding large proline-rich protein BAG6 isoform X2 — protein sequence MEEQTAEIEVTVKTLDSQSRTYTVGGQLTVKEFKDHIAPSVGIPVDKQRLIYQGRVLQDERTLADYNVGGKVIHLVERAPPPPSQPGSGSGGTSADSGPSSSSQGTSQVPPHDRNANSYVMLGTFNLPVNIMDPQQIQMSVQQMVGESARNARVTTSTGSNGSVNVHIDMDQPVQSEPRLRLVLAENLLRDVNDVIQRMETRPSDASSQTETTSAAAAAAAPPTTTAAAAAPPLSSSSTSSTPSPSQPMDTSPPPTTPPAAPTAPGQSEGPTPQPGPNHPSPSELAEMLSELRRVEERLQPFLQRAHTILETATTTEYNNNTEREEDQRTLVLTMECLRLLGNALVALSDLRLNLMSPVPRHLHVVRPFSHYSTPANMPGAVHHHIPVQMNMGATVTVAANGTEGPATTTQSASQSEQAGQGQTFPPQTAPSNQQAGQGQAGPRVIRISHQAVPVVMMQMNTDGQGANPAAAGQQMPGQPGALPPDFMRNLMQQISQYAAAVATSAATAAATGQPVPPQPTPPGYSSTANSSTTTTGPNTPTTTPTAPPPPPHTGPQARVVFTRPPFAPNMPPPAFGTRGTTINVRAAMPGQQPGQAFNPAALNQMISGLVGQLLLPGQMAGQTVTSSSSSSTSTPSSTSFPPSQTSTSSSSSSSSSSSFSFSTSGPTPPPTANNTSPQSQNETNPNEPQSQEIPPDLSQLLGSLLGAAGAAGVGPGGAPSITVTTSGVPAFIQGVSEFMQQAQPIFTPPPPPSGTAPAPGSGPNPMPNPTGAAEALNPELFTGIVRGVLSTMMGSLGQTQNDTESIAQFMQRLSQATNIFISPEDPTGFFGELLMLVCQTFTMSDLVMLLHGQHQPLGRIQPQLSQFFTQNYLSGREPTDQNIAEAAESLVNELEEYITESFRESSVTVLDGVDVTQTNMSFFRQQLTRIATHILRCSDELFGPRLLLMCNQALFECLALNLHCLRGDQRALTAVINHRIRRMSSDISPSLVNWMTSMMTMRLQVILEHIPITQEQIQNYIVHTQRDQSSATGTQEPERAQSATILDTLSPAAATTAEEAMSVSHDTRASSRETRVLPGDLGAAGGAAPLGGDMAAAGAEGGSEDSAGESEAWAAAVPPEWVPIIRCDMMTQRKMKAQPPLSDAYLHGMPAKRRKTGQGGASLLSLSDAVSQAARTAGVRPITSAERLQDDLETQETKEAYAEQVKADIKKRVREDPDFNSQQFPNSHRAFSSDS from the exons ATGGAGGAACAAACTGCAGAGATAGAGGTGACAGTCAAAACCTTAGACTCCCAGAGCAGGACCTACACTGTTGGCGGTCAG TTGACAGTGAAAGAGTTCAAGGACCATATTGCTCCCTCAGTGGGAATCCCTGTGGACAAACAGAGACTGATCTACCAGGGCAGAGTGCTACAGGATGAACGAACTCTGGCAGACTACA ATGTGGGTGGCAAGGTGATACACCTTGTGGAGCGGGCGCCTCCTCCGCCCTCTCAGCCTGGCTCAGGGTCAGGAGGCACTTCGGCTGACAGTGgcccctcctcgtcctcccaAGGAACATCCCAAGTGCCCCCACATGATCGCAATGCTAACAGTTACGTGATGCTGGGCACCTTCAACCTTCCTGTCAACATAATGGACCCTCAGCAGATACAG ATGTCAGTCCAGCAGATGGTGGGGGAGAGTGCCAGAAATGCCAGAGTCACAACCAGTACTGGG agCAACGGGTCTGTGAATGTGCACATTGATATGGACCAACCGGTGCAGAGCGAGCCGAGGCTGAGGCTGGTGCTGGCTGAAAACCTACTGAGGGACGTCAATGATGTCATCCAGCGAATGGAG acTCGGCCGAGTGACGCATCCTCCCAAACTGAgacaacatctgctgctgctgctgcc gctgctcctcctactactactgctgctgctgctgcccctcctctctcatcttcttCTACCTCCTCCACTCCGTCTCCTTCCCAGCCCATGGACACCTCCCCACCTCCAACAACTCCCCCAGCTGCACCCACCGCTCCTGGGCAGTCTGAGGGACCAACCCCCCAACCTGGACCCAA TCATCCCAGCCCATCAGAGCTGGCAGAGATGTTGTCTGAGCTAAGGAGGGTAGAGGAGAGACTCCAGCCCTTCCTCCAGAGAGCTCACACCATCCTGGAGACAGCCACCACCACAGAATACAACAACAATACA gagagagaggaggaccaGCGAACTCTCGTCTTGACAATGGAGTGTCTCCGTCTCCTTGGTAACGCCCTTGTGGCCCTCAGTGACCTGCGACTGAACCTCATGAGCCCTGTGCCACGCCACCTACACGTGGTCCGTCCTTTCTCCCACTATTCCACCCCGGCCAATATGCCTGGAGCCGTACACCACCACATCCCAGTGCAA ATGAACATGGGCGCCACAGTGACTGTTGCGGCTAATGGCACTGAGGGACCAGCCACGACCACCCAGTCGGCCAGCCAGTCGGAGCAGGCAGGTCAGGGACAGACCTTTCCCCCACAGACTGCCCCGTCCAATCAGCAGGCGGGACAGGGACAGGCTGGCCCCCGGGTCATCAGGATCAGCCACCAGGCAGTCCCGGTGGTCATGATGCAGATGAACACGGATG gtcAAGGTGCAaaccctgcagcagctggtCAGCAAATGCCCGGACAACCAG GTGCCCTCCCCCCGGACTTTATGCGGAACCTCATGCAACAGATCAGCCAATACGCCGCTGCTGTAGCTACTAGCGCTGCTACCGCCGCTGCCACCGGCCAGCCAGTCCCACCACAGCCCACCCCTCCCGGCTACAGCTCCACCGCCAACTCTTCGACTACCACCACGGGTCCTAAcacacccaccaccacccctactGCTCCCCCACCACCTCCCCACACTGGACCCCAGGCCAGGGTTGTGTTCACCCGACCCCCTTTTGCACCCAACATGCCCCCTCCGGCGTTTGGCACTAGGGGAACCACCATCAATGTGAGGGCTGCCATGCCAGGCCAGCAGCCAGGACAG GCTTTCAACCCTGCTGCTCTCAACCAGATGATTAGTGGACTAGTCGGACAGCTTCTGCTGCCGGGACAAATGG CTGGTCAAACTGtcacatcctcatcctcctcatccacatccacaccttcctccacctcctttccCCCCTCTCAAACCAgcacctcttcctcctcctcctcctcttcctcctcctccttttctttctccacctctGGACCAACACCCCCACCCACTGCAAACAACACTAGTCCACAGAGCCAGAATGAGACCAACCCCAATGAGCCCCAGTCCCAGGAGATACCCCCAGACCTCAGCCAGCTCCTGGGTTCCCTCCTGGGTGCAGCTGGTGCAGCTGGTGTCGGCCCTGGAGGAGCCCCTTCCATCACTGTCACCACATCTGGTGTTCCAGCCTTCATCCAGGGAGTCAGCGAGTTCATGCAGCAG GCCCAGCCCATCTTTactccacccccacctccctctgGTACTGCTCCAGCTCCTGGTTCAGGGCCCAACCCGATGCCTAATCCCACTGGAGCGGCTGAAGCCCTCAACCCAGAGTTATTCACAGGCATCGTCCGCGGTGTTCTCAGCACCATGATGGGCTCCCTGGGCCAAACCCAGAACGACACAGAGAGCATCGCTCAGTTTATGCAGAGGCTGTCGCAGGCAACCAACATCTTCATCAGTCCCGAGGATCCTACTG GGTTTTTCGGCGAGCTGTTGATGTTGGTGTGCCAGACGTTCACCATGTCAGACCTGGTGATGCTGCTTCACGGCCAGCACCAACCTCTTGGCCGCATCCAGCCTCAGCTGTCCCAGTTCTTCACCCAGAACTACCTCAGTGGCAGAGAGCCCACCGACCAGAATATTGCT GAGGCTGCCGAGAGTCTTGTTAACGAACTGGAGGAGTACATCACTGAGAGCTTT AGAGAGTCTTCGGTCACCGTGCTGGACGGCGTCGATGTGACTCAGACCAACATGTCCTtcttcagacagcagctgacTCGTATCGCCACACATATTCTGCGCTGCAGTG ATGAGCTGTTTGGCCcccggctgctgctgatgtgtaACCAGGCGCTCTTCGAGTGTCTGGCCCTCAACCTGCACTGCCTGAGAGGAGACCAGAGAGCTCTGACTGCAGTCATCAACCACAGAATA CGAAGGATGTCGAGTGACATCAGCCCCAGCCTGGTCAACTGGATGACCAGCATGATGACGATGAGGCTGCAGGTGATTCTGGAGCACATCCCGATCACACAGGAGCAGATCCAAAACTACATCGTTCACACACAG CGAGATCAGTCTTCTGCAACTGGCACACAAGAGCCCGAACGAGCACAAAGTGCAACG ATCTTGGACACCCTCTCACCAGCTGCAGCAACCACAGCAGAGGAGGCCATGTCTGTGTCACACGACACAAGGGCATCGTCACGGGAGACAAGGGTGTTGCCTGGAGACCTAGGGGCCGCAGGAGGGGCCGCACCATTAGGTGGCGACATGGCAGCAGCGGGAGctgagggagggagcgaggatTCTGCTGGAGAGTCAGAGGCCTGGGCGGCGGCTGTTCCCCCT GAGTGGGTGCCCATCATCAGGTGTGATATGATGAcccagaggaagatgaaggccCAGCCTCCGCTGTCTGACGCCTATTTGCATGGAATGCCAGCGAAACGCAGAAAG accGGACAGGGTGGTGCgagcctcctctccctctctgatgcAGTGAGTCAAGCAGCCAGGACGGCCGGAGTCAGGCCCATCACCTCCGCTGAGCGACTACAGGACGATCTGGAGACACAGGAGACAAAGGAAGCGTACGCAGAACAG gtCAAAGCCGACATCAAGAAACGAGTGAGAGAAGATCCGGATTTCAACTCTCAGCAGTTCCCCAACTCGCATAGAGCCTTCTCATCAGACTCGTAA
- the bag6 gene encoding large proline-rich protein BAG6 isoform X1, whose product MEEQTAEIEVTVKTLDSQSRTYTVGGQLTVKEFKDHIAPSVGIPVDKQRLIYQGRVLQDERTLADYNVGGKVIHLVERAPPPPSQPGSGSGGTSADSGPSSSSQGTSQVPPHDRNANSYVMLGTFNLPVNIMDPQQIQMSVQQMVGESARNARVTTSTGSNGSVNVHIDMDQPVQSEPRLRLVLAENLLRDVNDVIQRMETRPSDASSQTETTSAAAAAAAAAAAAAAAAAPPTTTAAAAAPPLSSSSTSSTPSPSQPMDTSPPPTTPPAAPTAPGQSEGPTPQPGPNHPSPSELAEMLSELRRVEERLQPFLQRAHTILETATTTEYNNNTEREEDQRTLVLTMECLRLLGNALVALSDLRLNLMSPVPRHLHVVRPFSHYSTPANMPGAVHHHIPVQMNMGATVTVAANGTEGPATTTQSASQSEQAGQGQTFPPQTAPSNQQAGQGQAGPRVIRISHQAVPVVMMQMNTDGQGANPAAAGQQMPGQPGALPPDFMRNLMQQISQYAAAVATSAATAAATGQPVPPQPTPPGYSSTANSSTTTTGPNTPTTTPTAPPPPPHTGPQARVVFTRPPFAPNMPPPAFGTRGTTINVRAAMPGQQPGQAFNPAALNQMISGLVGQLLLPGQMAGQTVTSSSSSSTSTPSSTSFPPSQTSTSSSSSSSSSSSFSFSTSGPTPPPTANNTSPQSQNETNPNEPQSQEIPPDLSQLLGSLLGAAGAAGVGPGGAPSITVTTSGVPAFIQGVSEFMQQAQPIFTPPPPPSGTAPAPGSGPNPMPNPTGAAEALNPELFTGIVRGVLSTMMGSLGQTQNDTESIAQFMQRLSQATNIFISPEDPTGFFGELLMLVCQTFTMSDLVMLLHGQHQPLGRIQPQLSQFFTQNYLSGREPTDQNIAEAAESLVNELEEYITESFRESSVTVLDGVDVTQTNMSFFRQQLTRIATHILRCSDELFGPRLLLMCNQALFECLALNLHCLRGDQRALTAVINHRIRRMSSDISPSLVNWMTSMMTMRLQVILEHIPITQEQIQNYIVHTQRDQSSATGTQEPERAQSATILDTLSPAAATTAEEAMSVSHDTRASSRETRVLPGDLGAAGGAAPLGGDMAAAGAEGGSEDSAGESEAWAAAVPPEWVPIIRCDMMTQRKMKAQPPLSDAYLHGMPAKRRKTGQGGASLLSLSDAVSQAARTAGVRPITSAERLQDDLETQETKEAYAEQVKADIKKRVREDPDFNSQQFPNSHRAFSSDS is encoded by the exons ATGGAGGAACAAACTGCAGAGATAGAGGTGACAGTCAAAACCTTAGACTCCCAGAGCAGGACCTACACTGTTGGCGGTCAG TTGACAGTGAAAGAGTTCAAGGACCATATTGCTCCCTCAGTGGGAATCCCTGTGGACAAACAGAGACTGATCTACCAGGGCAGAGTGCTACAGGATGAACGAACTCTGGCAGACTACA ATGTGGGTGGCAAGGTGATACACCTTGTGGAGCGGGCGCCTCCTCCGCCCTCTCAGCCTGGCTCAGGGTCAGGAGGCACTTCGGCTGACAGTGgcccctcctcgtcctcccaAGGAACATCCCAAGTGCCCCCACATGATCGCAATGCTAACAGTTACGTGATGCTGGGCACCTTCAACCTTCCTGTCAACATAATGGACCCTCAGCAGATACAG ATGTCAGTCCAGCAGATGGTGGGGGAGAGTGCCAGAAATGCCAGAGTCACAACCAGTACTGGG agCAACGGGTCTGTGAATGTGCACATTGATATGGACCAACCGGTGCAGAGCGAGCCGAGGCTGAGGCTGGTGCTGGCTGAAAACCTACTGAGGGACGTCAATGATGTCATCCAGCGAATGGAG acTCGGCCGAGTGACGCATCCTCCCAAACTGAgacaacatctgctgctgctgctgccgctgctgctgctgctgctgctgctgctgctgctgctcctcctactactactgctgctgctgctgcccctcctctctcatcttcttCTACCTCCTCCACTCCGTCTCCTTCCCAGCCCATGGACACCTCCCCACCTCCAACAACTCCCCCAGCTGCACCCACCGCTCCTGGGCAGTCTGAGGGACCAACCCCCCAACCTGGACCCAA TCATCCCAGCCCATCAGAGCTGGCAGAGATGTTGTCTGAGCTAAGGAGGGTAGAGGAGAGACTCCAGCCCTTCCTCCAGAGAGCTCACACCATCCTGGAGACAGCCACCACCACAGAATACAACAACAATACA gagagagaggaggaccaGCGAACTCTCGTCTTGACAATGGAGTGTCTCCGTCTCCTTGGTAACGCCCTTGTGGCCCTCAGTGACCTGCGACTGAACCTCATGAGCCCTGTGCCACGCCACCTACACGTGGTCCGTCCTTTCTCCCACTATTCCACCCCGGCCAATATGCCTGGAGCCGTACACCACCACATCCCAGTGCAA ATGAACATGGGCGCCACAGTGACTGTTGCGGCTAATGGCACTGAGGGACCAGCCACGACCACCCAGTCGGCCAGCCAGTCGGAGCAGGCAGGTCAGGGACAGACCTTTCCCCCACAGACTGCCCCGTCCAATCAGCAGGCGGGACAGGGACAGGCTGGCCCCCGGGTCATCAGGATCAGCCACCAGGCAGTCCCGGTGGTCATGATGCAGATGAACACGGATG gtcAAGGTGCAaaccctgcagcagctggtCAGCAAATGCCCGGACAACCAG GTGCCCTCCCCCCGGACTTTATGCGGAACCTCATGCAACAGATCAGCCAATACGCCGCTGCTGTAGCTACTAGCGCTGCTACCGCCGCTGCCACCGGCCAGCCAGTCCCACCACAGCCCACCCCTCCCGGCTACAGCTCCACCGCCAACTCTTCGACTACCACCACGGGTCCTAAcacacccaccaccacccctactGCTCCCCCACCACCTCCCCACACTGGACCCCAGGCCAGGGTTGTGTTCACCCGACCCCCTTTTGCACCCAACATGCCCCCTCCGGCGTTTGGCACTAGGGGAACCACCATCAATGTGAGGGCTGCCATGCCAGGCCAGCAGCCAGGACAG GCTTTCAACCCTGCTGCTCTCAACCAGATGATTAGTGGACTAGTCGGACAGCTTCTGCTGCCGGGACAAATGG CTGGTCAAACTGtcacatcctcatcctcctcatccacatccacaccttcctccacctcctttccCCCCTCTCAAACCAgcacctcttcctcctcctcctcctcttcctcctcctccttttctttctccacctctGGACCAACACCCCCACCCACTGCAAACAACACTAGTCCACAGAGCCAGAATGAGACCAACCCCAATGAGCCCCAGTCCCAGGAGATACCCCCAGACCTCAGCCAGCTCCTGGGTTCCCTCCTGGGTGCAGCTGGTGCAGCTGGTGTCGGCCCTGGAGGAGCCCCTTCCATCACTGTCACCACATCTGGTGTTCCAGCCTTCATCCAGGGAGTCAGCGAGTTCATGCAGCAG GCCCAGCCCATCTTTactccacccccacctccctctgGTACTGCTCCAGCTCCTGGTTCAGGGCCCAACCCGATGCCTAATCCCACTGGAGCGGCTGAAGCCCTCAACCCAGAGTTATTCACAGGCATCGTCCGCGGTGTTCTCAGCACCATGATGGGCTCCCTGGGCCAAACCCAGAACGACACAGAGAGCATCGCTCAGTTTATGCAGAGGCTGTCGCAGGCAACCAACATCTTCATCAGTCCCGAGGATCCTACTG GGTTTTTCGGCGAGCTGTTGATGTTGGTGTGCCAGACGTTCACCATGTCAGACCTGGTGATGCTGCTTCACGGCCAGCACCAACCTCTTGGCCGCATCCAGCCTCAGCTGTCCCAGTTCTTCACCCAGAACTACCTCAGTGGCAGAGAGCCCACCGACCAGAATATTGCT GAGGCTGCCGAGAGTCTTGTTAACGAACTGGAGGAGTACATCACTGAGAGCTTT AGAGAGTCTTCGGTCACCGTGCTGGACGGCGTCGATGTGACTCAGACCAACATGTCCTtcttcagacagcagctgacTCGTATCGCCACACATATTCTGCGCTGCAGTG ATGAGCTGTTTGGCCcccggctgctgctgatgtgtaACCAGGCGCTCTTCGAGTGTCTGGCCCTCAACCTGCACTGCCTGAGAGGAGACCAGAGAGCTCTGACTGCAGTCATCAACCACAGAATA CGAAGGATGTCGAGTGACATCAGCCCCAGCCTGGTCAACTGGATGACCAGCATGATGACGATGAGGCTGCAGGTGATTCTGGAGCACATCCCGATCACACAGGAGCAGATCCAAAACTACATCGTTCACACACAG CGAGATCAGTCTTCTGCAACTGGCACACAAGAGCCCGAACGAGCACAAAGTGCAACG ATCTTGGACACCCTCTCACCAGCTGCAGCAACCACAGCAGAGGAGGCCATGTCTGTGTCACACGACACAAGGGCATCGTCACGGGAGACAAGGGTGTTGCCTGGAGACCTAGGGGCCGCAGGAGGGGCCGCACCATTAGGTGGCGACATGGCAGCAGCGGGAGctgagggagggagcgaggatTCTGCTGGAGAGTCAGAGGCCTGGGCGGCGGCTGTTCCCCCT GAGTGGGTGCCCATCATCAGGTGTGATATGATGAcccagaggaagatgaaggccCAGCCTCCGCTGTCTGACGCCTATTTGCATGGAATGCCAGCGAAACGCAGAAAG accGGACAGGGTGGTGCgagcctcctctccctctctgatgcAGTGAGTCAAGCAGCCAGGACGGCCGGAGTCAGGCCCATCACCTCCGCTGAGCGACTACAGGACGATCTGGAGACACAGGAGACAAAGGAAGCGTACGCAGAACAG gtCAAAGCCGACATCAAGAAACGAGTGAGAGAAGATCCGGATTTCAACTCTCAGCAGTTCCCCAACTCGCATAGAGCCTTCTCATCAGACTCGTAA